A window of Candidatus Saccharibacteria bacterium contains these coding sequences:
- a CDS encoding NUDIX hydrolase: MTPHNPASPIQPWKELSRTQVFKKYSRSIDEVTFELPGGSIEKYYIKNEGHTCATLGLTDAGEVILARQFRPGPKAILLEIPGGFIGEDERQLETAQREFTEETGYTGELEYVGSCIDDAYSTVRRHCFVARHCQKVSEPEQTATEHTEVVLLSVKEFRALLRSGELTDVEVGYRCLDYLGLL; encoded by the coding sequence ATGACACCACATAACCCCGCATCCCCCATCCAACCCTGGAAAGAACTCTCCCGCACCCAAGTATTCAAGAAATACTCCCGCAGCATCGACGAAGTCACCTTCGAGCTGCCCGGCGGCTCCATAGAAAAATACTACATCAAGAACGAAGGCCACACCTGCGCCACCCTCGGCCTGACCGACGCCGGCGAGGTGATTCTGGCGCGCCAGTTCCGCCCCGGCCCCAAAGCAATCTTGCTGGAGATACCCGGCGGCTTCATCGGCGAGGATGAACGGCAACTGGAGACGGCGCAGCGGGAATTCACCGAGGAAACTGGCTACACCGGCGAGCTGGAGTATGTGGGCAGCTGTATTGATGATGCGTATTCTACCGTGCGGCGGCATTGTTTTGTGGCCAGGCATTGCCAGAAAGTCAGTGAGCCGGAGCAGACCGCCACGGAGCACACGGAAGTGGTATTGCTGAGCGTGAAGGAGTTCCGTGCACTGCTCCGCTCTGGGGAGCTGACGGATGTGGAGGTGGGGT